TTCCGAGCTCACAGAGGCCGATAATGGGCAAAACCGCCGCCGTTAAGGCTATAATCTCGGCGTCTTGGGTGAACATGGTCGCCCATATCTTCCTCACCATTAAAGCGAAAAGCAATGCTGAAAATCCTAGGACAAAGCTGAAAGAGATTCCCACCGTCGCTGCAAGTTTTGCCGCCTTCGGCTTATTCGCACCTAGTTCGTTTCCAACTCTTGTCGATACACCGAAACTCAGAGAAGACGGGAAAATGTAGATCAACGCTGTCGTTTGAATCAAAATCCCCATTGAAGCGACGGTTGCTTGTGGATTAAGCAACAACCCACATagcaaaatcatgatttcgtACCACCACCATTCTAAACAGACTGAGACGCAGCTTGGAATTGCCAATTTCAGGAGATCTTTCCACCCATTGAAGAACGAATCGAAGGAATTTAAAATCCCCCCCCATGTTTTCTCATACACGCCGGAGATTACAATATACACGATCAATGATCCCACGAGATTGAAATTAGTCCAGACGCCGCTTATTGCAACCCCTTTGATTCCGAGCTTGAGCACATAAACAAGAAAGTAATTGATGGGAATGTGGAGAATAATTGAAAAAGCTGCGCACAATGTCAGAGGCAGAGTAATTGATTGTGATCGTAGATAAATTCGTAGAGGGTGAAGAACAGATTGCGCAACGAGGTCCGGGAGAGAATAGAAAATGTAGGATTGAGCTTCGGTTGCAATTTCATCTTTCTGACCgaaaaagagaagaattttcttcatgTTGAGCCACAGAAATGATATGGGAATTGAAGTTAATAGAAGCAGAATCACTGTTCTTTGCATGGTGAGGCCAAGAAGTTTGAATCTTTTGGCTCCGAAGGCTTGGCCACAGATCGGCTCCATTCCCATGGCGAGGCCGGAGAGAACGGAGTAGCCGGTGATGTTAGCGAAGCCGATTGCGAGCGAGCCGCCGGCCAAAGCGAGCTCGTCCAGGTGGCCGAGGAAGAGCATGGAGATCATGGAGCGAAGGTAGAGTAATAGTCCCGTTAGCACCATTGGAAAAGCTATGTTGGCTATGCATAAGGCTTCTTTCAAGGCAAGAGAGAGATGGGTATTTTTCTGGGATTTCTGGGATTTCTGGGGTTGTTGTTGGCTTTGATGTTCatgtgttgggtttttgggtATCAAAGGGGCGAACATGTCGGGCTCCTCCTCCTGTAGTTTTGTTGTGGTAATGTTTGGTTGGTCTGAAATGCATTCACAGGATGTTGGAGAGGAAGATGGTAACTTgcacattttgtttttggactttttaagaGAGAAAAGCGAGAGGGAGATTTGGGGTTTGTGATGGTCTGCAGTGGGGAATATTTATAAGGTGGCCGGGGAGGGGGGAAATTACCCGTGTGGCTAAAGGAATGTTTGGATGGAAATTTAAGTCGGTGGGACGGCCTCTttaggagaaaaagagagagagagagagagagagggagagagggattTGGTCAGAGAAAATGAAGTAGGAAGCAGATTCACTTTCAAGTTTCAAGCGTCCTTTTATGACCGACCGTGTTCGTGTGTTACTGTTGGGGGCCTGCAAGCCAAATTACACGGAGAGAGACAGCGACAAAAAGGAAAGTGTGTTGATTCTTGTCTTGACCAATAAATTGGCCACAAGAGAGGGATCGGGATTGGTCGTAATTCCGGTTTGTGGATTGCAGCTTGTCTGACTAATTGTAATcataaaaagtatttaaccagAACTTACCAGAACAGATATTTGTGTAACTCAATTCTGATGAGGATTTACCAGTATGAACACGTATTCTCAATCTAAATAGGTGTTCAGACAATTTGAAAGCGTATAAGCATATGGGTATCATGAGATCTCAATAAGAGTTGGTGGGCTCATATAGATGGTAAGTTTATAACCTTAATTTAAATTTCCTAATTAAATTATAGTCATTAGTTTATGGCCTGTGTTATCCTTAAATTTTCTATTTGAGGCACTTtcggaggtatatatatatatatatgaagaagaaCGTTTTTTTGGTTGGTGTTTTGTCAACGGAGGCAAAATAAAGGGGTTGGACGGTTTTATGAGGACCCATCTTGAAAAGGAAAGCTTGAGTTGCTGTTAAGGTCTACTGTTTATTACTGCaccaacaaaatatttaattcattGTCGGTTTCAATTATGGGGTTTTCATTAATCCACTTATAAATTCAAATCCCATTTGAATTGTTTTAGGTTACCCTAGTTTTGCATTGATGAGTCAAAAGAATGTTCAATTTTGATGTTCATATATAATATAGGATTAGGATAATGTTAAGAgaaagagattttttattttgattttttttttgggtcctttTTGCAAGGTAATTGATTAGATGTGTGAATAACATGTAGCCATTTAGGTCATGTTTGTTGTCGGCATGAGAGAAAGGGGTTccaatcttttattattttcacaATGTTGTAAAATTCTGACACCTAATTAATGAAGGacaaagtttcttttctttctttgaaatTGGGTTTAACTTAGAGCCCAATTATATTTGCGGTTTTGAAACGACTCAGATTCTTCACCCTTTTTAAACCCTAACTTTTTAAAAGTTGTATTGTCATACCATATATTTTCTGCGATTTTGTTCAAAATCGTACTTTTAGCTTGCAAACTCTTAAAGCCTGTTTTAAAAGATTGCGTTGAGAAATATAGCTTCTTTCAAAGtttgtttttgacattttttaaagtaaaaaaattgaaatagtacttttaaattttttaccaaacggataACCTTTTTGTTTGAGATAGTTTTTTTATATACTATAAGTAACTTTTAAGCTCattaacacaatctcaaacagactgtATGTTAGTatatttgaaaacacaattaAAAACAGACTGTATGCTAGTCTATTTGAAAACACAATCGCAAACAGACTGTATGTTAGTctatttgaaaacacaattcAAAACAGACTGTATGTAGTCTATTTGAAAACACAATCTATTTCAAACAGActgtatattaatttatttgaaaacacaatcttaaacagACTGGAAATTAGTCTATTTGAAAACACACTCAAATAATACACGCCCTTAAAATATATGACTCTCGCGTGCTTTTTTCTAACGCCCATTCATAAACATAGGTAACTTTGCTGATAAAAGGGAGGGATAAcgaatacattttttttaaggcaT
This genomic interval from Corylus avellana chromosome ca3, CavTom2PMs-1.0 contains the following:
- the LOC132175709 gene encoding protein DETOXIFICATION 49-like → MCKLPSSSPTSCECISDQPNITTTKLQEEEPDMFAPLIPKNPTHEHQSQQQPQKSQKSQKNTHLSLALKEALCIANIAFPMVLTGLLLYLRSMISMLFLGHLDELALAGGSLAIGFANITGYSVLSGLAMGMEPICGQAFGAKRFKLLGLTMQRTVILLLLTSIPISFLWLNMKKILLFFGQKDEIATEAQSYIFYSLPDLVAQSVLHPLRIYLRSQSITLPLTLCAAFSIILHIPINYFLVYVLKLGIKGVAISGVWTNFNLVGSLIVYIVISGVYEKTWGGILNSFDSFFNGWKDLLKLAIPSCVSVCLEWWWYEIMILLCGLLLNPQATVASMGILIQTTALIYIFPSSLSFGVSTRVGNELGANKPKAAKLAATVGISFSFVLGFSALLFALMVRKIWATMFTQDAEIIALTAAVLPIIGLCELGNCPQTTGCGVLRGTALPKLGANINLSCFYLVGMPVAVWLSFYAGFDFRGLWLGLLAAQGSCVVTMLLVLARTDWDRQAQRAKELTGTTSTAIDDNEDERLDHKIQDFSTSLDNSLV